In Flavobacterium sp. CS20, a single window of DNA contains:
- a CDS encoding trehalase family glycosidase yields MQNRFQILILVFLFMSCQDKTTLDILKVNVKQTLSSLEQDEDTDRDKKITKEDTGDKSYTIKTIDGQKVLIESTYYLSNLLQELATAKNKGQDIVEIPLSRIKEKPAERLSRLIKTRYWNNLTRRVDKSGLERILTDSKASDSLIRRLYVPATDSIGIDYFKNIESEFERFKVVVLPQNISPEYVKSINDKPGILSLKIKDNKGVPFVVPGGRFNEMYGWDSYFESVGLNLDGRQDLSKAMIENFAYEIKHYGKILNANRDYYLTRSQPPFMTSFIRETYESTNEKDSLWLKEMTRATMQEYFEVWMEKGKKLTQNGLNRYYAEGIGIPPETEPGHFDEQLEMYAEKYDMSLKEFTEAYQNGNLPARENLKTDLNLPSLDEYFLHDRSLRESGHDTTWRLDGVCADLNTVALNSLLYKYETDFAYLIKTYFNNSFTYGNQTFEAKYWLDKAKDRKQLVNELLWNEKDKVFYDYNFETQEPLVYESATNYYPLWAKLATKEQAEHLKNSLLKTLKARCGILASSKASVERYATSDVARQWDYPNGWAPHQMLMWKGLMNYGYDEEAQELIYRWLWLITKNLADYNGTIPEKYDVVNCTHKVYAEYGNVGTKFNYITPSGFGWMNASYQYGLHLLKADLRDKLNDLVEPEILF; encoded by the coding sequence ATGCAAAATAGATTTCAAATTTTAATACTTGTTTTTTTATTTATGTCTTGTCAAGATAAAACAACATTAGATATTTTAAAAGTAAATGTCAAACAAACGCTTTCGTCTTTAGAGCAAGATGAAGATACCGACAGAGATAAAAAAATCACCAAAGAAGATACGGGAGATAAATCTTATACCATCAAAACCATTGATGGTCAAAAGGTTTTGATAGAAAGCACCTATTATTTATCAAATCTTTTGCAAGAATTGGCGACGGCTAAAAATAAAGGTCAAGACATTGTAGAAATTCCGCTGAGTCGCATCAAAGAAAAACCTGCAGAGCGTCTATCGCGTTTGATTAAAACCAGATACTGGAACAATTTAACAAGACGTGTGGATAAATCAGGGCTTGAACGCATATTGACTGACAGCAAAGCTTCTGATAGCTTAATACGCAGGCTTTATGTCCCTGCTACAGATTCGATAGGAATTGACTATTTCAAAAATATTGAAAGCGAATTTGAGCGTTTTAAAGTTGTGGTTTTACCCCAAAATATTTCGCCTGAATATGTCAAATCTATCAACGACAAGCCTGGAATTTTAAGCCTAAAAATTAAAGATAACAAAGGCGTTCCTTTTGTCGTTCCTGGCGGTCGTTTTAACGAAATGTATGGTTGGGATTCTTATTTTGAAAGCGTTGGTCTAAATCTTGACGGGCGACAAGATTTGTCAAAAGCCATGATTGAAAATTTCGCCTATGAAATAAAACACTACGGCAAAATTTTGAATGCCAATCGCGACTACTATCTCACCCGAAGTCAACCGCCTTTTATGACGTCTTTTATTAGAGAAACCTACGAAAGTACAAACGAAAAAGACAGTTTATGGTTAAAAGAAATGACACGGGCGACAATGCAAGAATACTTTGAAGTTTGGATGGAAAAAGGTAAAAAGTTAACTCAAAACGGGCTAAATCGTTATTATGCGGAAGGCATCGGTATTCCACCAGAAACGGAGCCAGGTCATTTTGATGAGCAACTTGAAATGTATGCTGAAAAATATGATATGTCTTTAAAAGAGTTTACTGAGGCTTATCAAAATGGAAATTTGCCTGCTCGTGAAAACTTAAAAACCGATTTGAACTTGCCTAGTTTAGACGAATACTTTTTGCACGACCGCAGTCTAAGAGAAAGCGGTCACGACACCACTTGGCGTCTCGATGGTGTTTGTGCCGATTTGAATACCGTGGCTTTAAACAGTTTGCTTTATAAATATGAAACTGATTTTGCTTACCTTATCAAAACTTATTTTAATAATTCATTCACTTATGGCAATCAAACTTTTGAGGCTAAATATTGGTTAGATAAAGCTAAAGATAGAAAACAACTTGTAAACGAATTGCTTTGGAATGAAAAAGATAAAGTGTTTTACGACTATAACTTTGAAACCCAAGAACCTTTGGTTTATGAATCTGCAACTAACTATTATCCACTTTGGGCAAAATTAGCTACAAAAGAACAAGCGGAACATCTTAAAAACAGTTTGCTTAAAACCCTAAAAGCAAGATGTGGCATTTTAGCTTCGTCAAAAGCTTCAGTTGAGCGTTACGCCACAAGCGATGTAGCACGCCAATGGGATTATCCAAACGGTTGGGCTCCGCATCAAATGTTGATGTGGAAAGGTTTGATGAATTACGGCTATGATGAAGAAGCCCAAGAATTGATTTACCGCTGGTTATGGTTGATTACCAAAAATCTTGCCGATTATAATGGCACTATACCTGAAAAATATGATGTGGTAAATTGCACTCATAAAGTTTACGCTGAATATGGCAATGTTGGTACAAAGTTTAACTACATCACACCATCTGGTTTTGGTTGGATGAATGCGTCTTATCAATACGGCTTGCATTTGTTAAAAGCAGATTTAAGAGACAAGCTCAATGACTTGGTTGAACCGGAAATATTGTTTTGA
- a CDS encoding 3-oxoacyl-ACP synthase III family protein, protein MSVNVFISGTGSYTPDKIIPNSFFEKVGSNDEWIYKNLGIKERHVVENETTSDLVAKAGLNAIENAGLQVGDIDMIVVATTTPDRQAPSCACFVQDKIKAYQAVAFDVVAVCSGALFTIAVAHEFIKTGRYNNVLVIGADTFSTITDWERRDSVFFGDGAGALVLSQTTDKDKGFIDFDMHSDGRGKEHFTIPGGGSEQPASSDSLKNKQHYFQMNGKEVFDTAIKVVPKSIKNILKRNLISIDQIQYMIPHQPSIGILKSIAKTIGLPFERVTTNMDKYANTSGATIPLVLDETHKAGKFKKGDYLIFAAVGAGWTWGTALYKW, encoded by the coding sequence ATGAGCGTAAACGTTTTCATCAGCGGAACAGGGTCATACACTCCAGATAAAATCATTCCAAATTCATTTTTTGAAAAAGTCGGTTCTAACGACGAATGGATATATAAAAATCTGGGCATCAAAGAAAGACACGTAGTCGAAAACGAAACGACCTCTGATTTAGTCGCTAAAGCAGGATTAAATGCTATTGAAAACGCTGGTCTTCAAGTCGGAGATATTGATATGATTGTGGTAGCAACAACCACACCAGATAGACAAGCACCTTCATGTGCCTGTTTTGTTCAAGACAAAATAAAAGCTTACCAAGCTGTAGCATTTGATGTTGTCGCTGTTTGTTCGGGAGCTTTATTTACAATTGCTGTGGCTCATGAGTTTATCAAAACGGGACGTTATAACAACGTTTTGGTTATTGGTGCAGATACTTTTTCAACCATTACCGATTGGGAGCGTCGAGATTCTGTGTTTTTTGGCGATGGTGCTGGTGCCTTAGTGCTTAGCCAAACAACTGATAAAGACAAAGGCTTCATCGATTTTGATATGCATTCTGATGGTCGTGGCAAAGAGCATTTCACTATTCCTGGTGGTGGTTCTGAGCAACCAGCTTCGTCAGATAGTTTAAAAAACAAGCAACATTACTTTCAAATGAATGGTAAAGAAGTCTTTGATACGGCAATCAAAGTCGTGCCTAAATCTATTAAAAATATTCTTAAACGCAATCTAATTAGCATTGATCAAATTCAGTATATGATACCTCACCAACCGAGTATAGGAATTCTTAAAAGCATTGCTAAAACCATAGGATTACCTTTTGAACGCGTAACAACCAATATGGATAAGTATGCCAATACCTCTGGAGCAACAATTCCCTTGGTTTTAGATGAAACTCATAAAGCTGGAAAATTCAAAAAAGGCGACTACCTTATTTTTGCTGCTGTTGGTGCAGGTTGGACTTGGGGAACTGCGCTTTATAAATGGTAA
- a CDS encoding nitroreductase — protein MDIFDCIKHRRSVYPHQFTDEVIPDEDIQKLLELANWAPTHRKTEPWRFKVFSDDFKAKAAKYFKDIYLKTSEKPKRFKAKKIVEKFDQSSHVIAVCMQRDPKESIPEWEEIAATAMAVQNMWLATSSLNIGMYWSTPAFKNHLGKLVSLNEGENCLGFLYLGKFEDKLPLLERQSSIDDKTDWLK, from the coding sequence ATGGACATATTTGATTGTATAAAACACAGACGCTCAGTTTATCCACATCAATTTACCGATGAAGTTATTCCTGATGAAGATATTCAAAAGCTTTTAGAATTAGCCAATTGGGCACCTACGCATCGCAAAACTGAACCTTGGCGATTCAAAGTTTTTAGTGATGATTTTAAAGCTAAAGCGGCTAAATATTTTAAGGATATTTATCTCAAAACATCAGAAAAACCAAAACGTTTTAAGGCTAAAAAAATTGTAGAAAAATTTGATCAATCTAGTCACGTTATAGCAGTTTGTATGCAAAGAGACCCAAAAGAAAGCATCCCAGAATGGGAAGAAATCGCTGCAACAGCCATGGCAGTGCAAAATATGTGGTTGGCTACTTCAAGTTTAAATATTGGGATGTATTGGAGTACGCCAGCATTTAAAAATCATCTCGGCAAACTCGTTTCATTAAATGAAGGGGAAAATTGCTTGGGCTTTTTGTATCTCGGAAAATTTGAAGATAAATTGCCTTTGCTTGAAAGACAATCAAGTATTGATGATAAAACAGATTGGTTAAAATAA
- a CDS encoding SDR family oxidoreductase, which produces MFKGKTYIITGIADKHSLAMYVAKEIIKNKGKVICTGLGVSSFHKNLSERAQAFLNQSYQHFEDSVEAELGKDVETHILDVTLPESINDFCQKLKDKNQPVDGLLHAIAMDKTIRNKKVKPLLEVNFDEFCETMQVSAFSLVSLIANLKAFDLLNPGSSICSLSYIVAQKVTFHPYRNISIAKAALERITIELADELGRQNGTRVNCVRFSPYLGSKAGTATLNSSDVEFAGQKSPLGNAHPQDLAYEVAHLLVPDMRITGEIRHVDGGYNIMG; this is translated from the coding sequence ATGTTTAAAGGAAAAACCTACATTATCACTGGCATTGCCGATAAGCATTCTCTTGCTATGTATGTGGCTAAAGAAATTATTAAAAACAAGGGAAAAGTGATTTGTACTGGTCTTGGCGTGAGTTCTTTTCATAAAAATTTATCGGAGCGTGCTCAAGCATTTTTAAATCAGAGTTATCAGCATTTTGAAGATAGTGTAGAAGCCGAATTAGGCAAAGATGTTGAAACTCATATTTTAGATGTTACCCTTCCTGAAAGCATAAACGATTTTTGCCAAAAATTAAAAGATAAAAATCAACCCGTAGATGGCTTGCTTCACGCCATAGCTATGGACAAAACCATCAGAAACAAAAAAGTAAAACCTTTACTTGAAGTCAATTTTGATGAATTCTGTGAAACTATGCAGGTTTCAGCTTTTTCATTGGTTAGTCTAATAGCAAATTTGAAGGCATTTGATTTATTGAACCCTGGATCGTCAATTTGTTCGCTGAGCTATATCGTCGCTCAAAAAGTTACATTCCATCCTTATCGAAATATCAGTATTGCTAAAGCCGCTTTAGAGCGTATTACCATTGAGTTAGCAGACGAACTTGGTCGTCAAAATGGCACACGAGTCAATTGTGTTAGATTTTCACCTTATCTTGGTAGCAAGGCTGGAACTGCAACCCTTAACTCTTCTGATGTGGAATTTGCAGGGCAAAAAAGTCCTCTTGGCAATGCTCATCCTCAAGATTTAGCTTATGAAGTAGCTCATTTACTCGTACCAGATATGCGAATTACAGGCGAGATTAGACATGTGGATGGTGGTTACAATATCATGGGATAG
- a CDS encoding DegT/DnrJ/EryC1/StrS aminotransferase family protein yields MSQPSKIWLSSPHMGGHEQDFINEAFEANWIAPLGPNVNGFENDLKTYLKTDKQVATLSSGTATIHLALVQLGVSHGDEVICQSFTFCGSINPIVYQGARPILVDSEPNSWNICPKALEEAIKDRIQKRKKPKAIIAVHLYGMPYQVEQVNAIAKQYDIPIIEDAAEALGSTYNNQNCGTFGDFAALSFNGNKIITTSGGGALVCKNQSSKEKTVFYATQARDNAEHYQHTEIGYNYRMSNIVAGIGRGQMQVLDEHIALRREMHQFYKNIFENINSIEVFEKEDNKVFSNYWLSAITINEKANFTREDLRLFLLEDNIESRPLWKPMHLQPVFKDCPYYGTNVAEKLFDRGLCLPSGSNLTDKEKYRIETKLTAFLKYYGHI; encoded by the coding sequence ATGTCTCAACCTTCAAAAATATGGTTATCTTCTCCACACATGGGAGGTCATGAACAAGACTTCATCAATGAAGCTTTTGAAGCTAACTGGATTGCTCCGCTTGGTCCAAATGTCAATGGTTTTGAAAACGATCTTAAAACCTACTTAAAAACGGATAAACAAGTTGCGACTTTAAGTAGCGGAACAGCGACCATACATTTAGCTTTAGTGCAACTCGGGGTTTCCCATGGCGATGAAGTTATTTGCCAAAGTTTTACCTTTTGCGGTTCTATAAATCCGATTGTGTATCAAGGTGCAAGGCCTATTTTAGTAGATAGTGAACCAAACTCTTGGAATATCTGCCCTAAAGCACTTGAAGAAGCCATTAAAGACAGAATTCAAAAACGTAAAAAACCTAAAGCCATTATTGCGGTTCACTTGTATGGAATGCCATATCAAGTTGAACAGGTCAATGCAATTGCAAAACAATATGATATTCCTATAATTGAAGATGCTGCAGAAGCCTTAGGATCAACCTACAACAATCAAAACTGTGGCACATTTGGTGACTTTGCCGCTTTGTCATTTAATGGAAATAAAATTATAACGACCAGCGGTGGAGGTGCTTTGGTTTGTAAAAATCAATCTTCAAAAGAGAAAACCGTTTTCTATGCCACACAAGCCCGAGACAATGCTGAACACTATCAACATACCGAAATTGGCTATAATTATAGAATGAGTAATATTGTTGCAGGAATCGGTCGAGGACAAATGCAGGTTTTAGATGAGCACATAGCCTTAAGACGTGAAATGCACCAATTCTATAAAAACATTTTTGAAAATATAAATAGCATTGAAGTCTTTGAAAAAGAAGATAATAAAGTGTTTTCAAATTATTGGTTATCTGCTATTACGATTAACGAAAAAGCAAATTTTACAAGAGAAGATTTGAGATTATTTCTTTTAGAAGACAATATAGAAAGCCGACCTCTTTGGAAACCCATGCACTTACAGCCTGTATTTAAAGATTGTCCTTATTACGGCACAAACGTTGCTGAAAAATTGTTTGACCGTGGCTTATGTTTGCCTTCAGGTTCAAATTTAACTGATAAAGAAAAGTATAGAATAGAAACAAAACTTACAGCTTTTTTAAAATACTATGGACATATTTGA
- a CDS encoding SPFH domain-containing protein — MNFITDYILLIFVVFLLFKTFFIVKQQTSGIVERLGKFNSVRSSGLQLKIPLVDSVVGRINLKVQQLDVLVETKTKDDVFVKLKVSVQYKVMKDKVYDAFYKLESPRAQITSYVFDVVRAEVPKMKLDEVFERKDDIAIAVKGELNEAMLDYGYDIIKTLVTDIDPDEQVKQAMNRINASEREKVVAEFEAEAERIKIVAKARAEAESKRLQGQGIADQRREIARGLEESVDVLNNVGINSQEASALIVVTQHYDTLQSIGEETDTNLILLPNSPQAGAEMLNNMIASFTASSQLGEQMKKRNKEKGLGKQPDKK, encoded by the coding sequence ATGAATTTTATCACAGATTACATACTTCTCATTTTTGTTGTTTTTTTGCTTTTTAAAACCTTTTTTATTGTTAAACAGCAAACCTCTGGAATAGTAGAACGACTTGGAAAATTTAATAGTGTAAGAAGTTCGGGTTTACAATTAAAAATACCTTTGGTTGATTCAGTTGTTGGGCGTATAAATCTAAAAGTTCAACAATTAGATGTTTTAGTTGAAACCAAAACCAAAGACGATGTATTTGTAAAACTAAAAGTCTCCGTACAATACAAAGTGATGAAAGACAAAGTTTATGATGCATTTTATAAACTAGAAAGCCCACGAGCACAAATCACCTCTTATGTATTTGATGTTGTAAGGGCTGAGGTGCCAAAGATGAAGTTAGATGAAGTTTTTGAACGCAAAGATGATATTGCCATTGCTGTAAAAGGCGAACTGAACGAAGCCATGCTAGATTATGGTTATGATATCATCAAAACCCTCGTTACAGATATTGACCCTGATGAACAAGTTAAACAGGCTATGAATCGTATTAACGCTTCAGAGCGAGAAAAAGTTGTCGCTGAGTTTGAAGCCGAAGCTGAACGTATCAAAATTGTTGCTAAAGCAAGAGCCGAAGCCGAAAGTAAACGCCTTCAAGGTCAAGGAATAGCTGACCAAAGAAGAGAAATAGCACGTGGTCTTGAAGAAAGTGTTGATGTGCTTAACAATGTGGGTATTAATTCTCAAGAAGCATCCGCACTTATTGTAGTAACACAACACTACGACACCTTGCAATCTATTGGAGAAGAAACAGACACCAATTTAATTTTATTGCCAAACTCACCTCAAGCTGGCGCTGAAATGCTCAACAATATGATTGCTTCTTTTACAGCATCAAGTCAACTTGGCGAGCAAATGAAAAAGAGAAATAAAGAAAAAGGTTTGGGTAAACAACCCGATAAAAAATAA
- a CDS encoding sodium:solute symporter — MNDLSIIDISVIVIYLVGIIIYGISKSKRSGSEDYFLRGRTMTWPIVGIALFSANISSSTLVGLASDAYQTNVHVYNYEWMAVIILIFFSIFFLPFYLRSKVYTMPEFLERRYDRRSRYYFSMITVIGNILVDTMTGLYVGKIVLSLLFPDISSTIILVILAVAAATYTIPGGLNSVIQTEVIQAVLLIIGSCLITYFAFDQLGGGWDAMMTAVDGLLQSGDIDFSERAAAGKYIPQTSDQVFSLVRPLNDEFMPWWGLLTGVPLLGFYFWANNQFMVQRVLGAKDLNHGRWGALFAGLLKLPVILIMVVPGVLALILFHNLDISELHYVLTDGSICNDLANCPNLTYPVLLFKLLPTGILGLVVAGLMAAMMSSVSATFNSASTLVTMDFIRNIKPDFTSKQLVKAGQITTVILVVLAIAWVPFIERVSDSLWTYLQLVIAYTSPPAVATFILGLFWKRANANGSIVSLITGFLLALFAILSQVFGWVPFINDLHFLAIATWLFIISIIIHTVVSLATAPPPQQQIDEYTYKRSIFKTETEELKSVKWYHNFRILAVILLVVTAIVVISFW; from the coding sequence ATGAATGATTTATCTATCATCGACATCAGTGTAATTGTGATTTATTTGGTTGGCATCATTATCTATGGGATTAGCAAATCAAAGCGTAGTGGTTCCGAAGACTATTTTTTAAGGGGTCGCACAATGACTTGGCCTATTGTAGGTATAGCCTTGTTTTCTGCAAACATATCCAGTTCAACTTTGGTTGGTTTAGCTTCTGATGCATACCAAACTAATGTTCATGTGTATAACTACGAGTGGATGGCGGTCATAATTTTAATATTTTTTTCAATATTTTTTCTACCGTTTTATTTACGCTCAAAGGTTTACACAATGCCAGAGTTTTTAGAACGTCGCTACGATAGACGTTCGCGCTATTATTTTTCGATGATAACAGTGATTGGTAACATTTTAGTTGATACCATGACTGGTCTTTATGTAGGAAAAATCGTTTTATCTCTATTATTTCCTGACATTAGTTCAACCATAATTCTCGTGATTTTGGCAGTTGCTGCTGCGACTTATACAATTCCTGGTGGTTTGAATTCCGTGATACAAACCGAGGTTATTCAAGCTGTTTTATTGATTATAGGCTCTTGTTTAATTACTTATTTTGCATTTGACCAACTTGGTGGAGGCTGGGATGCTATGATGACTGCCGTTGACGGTTTATTACAATCTGGTGATATTGATTTTTCTGAACGTGCAGCGGCTGGTAAATACATTCCGCAAACTTCAGATCAGGTTTTTAGTTTAGTTCGACCATTGAATGATGAGTTTATGCCGTGGTGGGGTTTGCTTACTGGCGTGCCATTGCTTGGATTTTATTTTTGGGCTAACAATCAATTTATGGTTCAGCGTGTTCTTGGGGCAAAAGACCTTAATCATGGTCGATGGGGTGCTTTGTTTGCCGGACTTTTAAAACTTCCTGTGATTTTAATTATGGTTGTTCCTGGTGTTTTAGCCTTGATTTTGTTTCATAATCTTGATATTTCAGAATTACATTATGTGTTGACAGACGGAAGTATTTGTAATGATTTAGCAAATTGTCCTAATTTGACTTATCCTGTTTTGCTTTTTAAGTTGCTCCCAACTGGTATTTTAGGCTTGGTGGTTGCAGGCTTGATGGCCGCTATGATGTCGTCGGTATCGGCTACTTTTAATTCAGCATCAACTTTGGTAACGATGGATTTTATCAGAAATATAAAACCTGATTTTACCAGTAAGCAATTAGTAAAAGCTGGACAAATCACTACTGTTATTTTGGTTGTTTTGGCTATTGCATGGGTGCCATTTATCGAGCGTGTTAGTGATTCGTTGTGGACATACCTACAATTGGTCATTGCCTATACCAGTCCGCCAGCTGTAGCGACCTTTATCTTGGGTTTGTTTTGGAAACGAGCAAATGCTAACGGATCTATTGTGAGTTTGATCACAGGATTTTTGTTAGCCTTATTTGCTATTTTATCTCAAGTTTTTGGTTGGGTGCCGTTCATCAATGATTTGCATTTCTTGGCTATTGCTACGTGGTTGTTTATAATTTCAATAATTATCCATACGGTTGTGAGTCTTGCTACAGCACCGCCACCACAACAACAAATAGATGAATATACGTATAAACGTTCAATCTTTAAAACTGAAACCGAAGAACTTAAATCCGTAAAATGGTATCATAATTTTAGGATTTTGGCTGTTATTTTATTAGTTGTTACCGCTATAGTTGTAATCAGTTTTTGGTAA